From one Streptomyces sp. N50 genomic stretch:
- the truA gene encoding tRNA pseudouridine(38-40) synthase TruA, whose translation MSDDVEAGYVRVRLDLSYDGTAFSGWAKQAGGRRTVQGEVEDALRTVTRSGAVAYDLTVAGRTDAGVHARGQVAHVDLPGELWAEHREKLLKRLAGRLPKDVRVWGVAEAPEGFNARFAALWRRYVYRVGDRPGGVDPLLRNHVLWHDWELDVEVMDAAAKSLVGEHDFAAYAKKREGASTVREIFDFGVRRRDDGVVEIEVRADAFCHNQVRSMVGALLFVGDGHRGAEWPRKVLDAGVRDSAVHVVRPQGLTLEEVAYPADEGLAERQLLARRVRGTLH comes from the coding sequence GTGAGTGATGACGTAGAAGCCGGTTACGTCCGCGTACGACTCGACCTCTCCTACGACGGGACCGCGTTCTCCGGGTGGGCCAAGCAGGCCGGGGGGCGGCGGACCGTGCAGGGGGAGGTCGAGGACGCGCTGCGGACGGTCACGCGGTCGGGGGCGGTGGCGTACGACCTGACCGTGGCCGGGCGGACGGATGCCGGGGTGCATGCCCGGGGGCAGGTGGCGCATGTCGATCTGCCGGGGGAGTTGTGGGCGGAGCACCGCGAGAAGCTGCTGAAGCGGCTTGCGGGGCGGTTGCCGAAGGATGTGCGGGTGTGGGGCGTGGCGGAGGCCCCGGAGGGGTTCAACGCGCGGTTCGCGGCTCTGTGGCGGCGTTATGTGTACCGGGTGGGGGATCGGCCGGGGGGTGTGGATCCGTTGCTGCGGAACCATGTGCTGTGGCACGACTGGGAGTTGGACGTCGAGGTGATGGACGCCGCCGCCAAGTCCCTTGTGGGGGAGCATGACTTCGCCGCCTATGCGAAGAAGCGCGAGGGCGCGTCGACCGTTCGGGAGATCTTCGACTTCGGGGTGCGGCGGCGGGACGACGGGGTGGTCGAGATCGAGGTGCGTGCCGACGCCTTCTGCCACAACCAAGTGCGGTCCATGGTGGGCGCGTTGCTGTTCGTCGGCGACGGGCACCGGGGCGCCGAGTGGCCGCGGAAGGTGCTGGACGCGGGGGTGCGGGACAGTGCCGTGCATGTCGTACGGCCGCAGGGGCTGACCTTGGAGGAGGTCGCCTATCCGGCCGACGAGGGGCTGGCGGAGCGGCAGTTGCTGGCCCGGCGGGTGCGGGGGACTCTGCACTGA